Proteins encoded together in one Lathyrus oleraceus cultivar Zhongwan6 chromosome 5, CAAS_Psat_ZW6_1.0, whole genome shotgun sequence window:
- the LOC127083979 gene encoding zinc finger CCCH domain-containing protein 29, producing the protein METKFQTSILLELSATDDIEAFRTEVEQKGCDVNEAGFWYSRKIGSKNMCYEKRTPLMVASLFGSTRVVKYIIQTNMVDVNTPAGCENVTALHCAVAGASESTLEIVKLLIDAGADVNSLDETIKQKFSVANSKEVLGSEKKEYPIDISLPDINNGVFGTDEFRMYSFKVKTCSRGYSHDWTECPFVHPGENARRRDPRKYLYSCVPCPEFRKEGTCRNKDACEYSHGVFESLLHPLQYRTRLCKDETRCSRKVCFFAHKHEELRPLYASTGSAMPSLESLPVSNVSTPGKSPLVAASSPNSGNLWQNKINLTPPSLQLPNRQLKSALSAKDLYQETDLLHGVSMQPSTPTQLQSMSRLQLNQNRNHNQASYPINNFVSSPLRKSSAYGYDSSAAMAAAVMNSRSSAFATRSQSFMDRGVARHHISASESNRRMNYGFSEGISHDGDDLNKFKKSASFGFRNTMVGVSQPEYVEPDVSWVHSLVSSESSEVYGAEKQHYNLFKQMSYPWAEQIVA; encoded by the coding sequence ATGGAAACCAAGTTCCAAACCTCAATTTTACTTGAATTATCAGCAACAGATGATATTGAAGCTTTTAGAACTGAAGTAGAACAAAAGGGTTGTGATGTAAACGAGGCAGGGTTTTGGTATTCTAGAAAAATTGGATCAAAGAATATGTGTTACGAAAAGAGAACACCCCTTATGGTTGCTTCTTTGTTTGGAAGCACTAGGGTTGTCAAATATATCATTCAAACAAACATGGTTGACGTCAACACGCCAGCTGGTTGTGAAAATGTCACTGCCTTACACTGTGCTGTTGCTGGTGCCTCTGAATCAACCCTTGAAATTGTTAAGCTCTTAATTGATGCTGGAGCAGATGTTAATTCCCTTGATGAAACAATTAAGCAGAAATTTTCAGTGGCTAACTCAAAAGAAGTATTAGGCAGTGAGAAGAAAGAGTATCCTATTGATATATCATTGCCTGATATAAACAATGGTGTTTTTGGAACGGATGAGTTTAGAATGTACAGTTTCAAGGTGAAGACTTGCTCAAGGGGTTACTCTCATGATTGGACTGAATGTCCATTTGTTCATCCAGGTGAGAATGCTAGGAGGAGAGATCCAAGGAAGTATCTTTATAGCTGTGTTCCGTGCCCCGAGTTTCGCAAAGAAGGGACATGCCGGAACAAAGATGCATGTGAGTATTCACATGGTGTTTTTGAGTCCTTGCTCCATCCTTTACAATACAGAACAAGACTTTGTAAAGACGAGACAAGATGTTCAAGAAAAGTGTGTTTCTTTGCACACAAACATGAAGAGTTGAGGCCTTTGTATGCTTCTACTGGGTCAGCTATGCCTTCACTAGAGTCTTTACCAGTTTCAAATGTTTCAACACCGGGAAAGTCTCCATTGGTAGCTGCTTCATCTCCCAACAGTGGAAACTTGTGGCAGAATAAAATCAATCTTACTCCACCTTCCTTGCAGCTTCCTAATAGGCAGCTGAAAAGTGCTTTGAGTGCAAAGGATTTGTATCAAGAAACAGACCTGTTACATGGTGTTTCAATGCAACCATCAACTCCTACTCAGTTGCAATCTATGAGTAGGCTTCAGTTGAACCAAAACAGGAACCATAATCAAGCAAGTTATCCCATCAACAACTTTGTTTCCTCTCCTCTAAGAAAATCATCAGCTTATGGATATGACTCATCTGCTGCTATGGCTGCAGCAGTGATGAATTCCAGATCTTCGGCCTTTGCGACACGAAGCCAAAGTTTTATGGATCGCGGTGTGGCAAGGCACCATATCAGTGCTTCTGAATCCAACAGAAGGATGAACTATGGATTTTCTGAAGGGATTTCTCATGATGGGGATGATCTGAACAAGTTCAAAAAGTCAGCTTCTTTTGGGTTTAGAAATACTATGGTAGGTGTGTCACAGCCAGAATATGTTGAACCGGATGTCTCTTGGGTTCATTCTTTGGTTTCTTCTGAGAGTTCTGAGGTGTATGGTGCTGAGAAGCAGCACTATAATCTCTTTAAACAAATGTCATATCCATGGGCAGAGCAGATTGTAGCATAA